From Diospyros lotus cultivar Yz01 chromosome 4, ASM1463336v1, whole genome shotgun sequence, a single genomic window includes:
- the LOC127800532 gene encoding probable acylpyruvase FAHD1, mitochondrial, with translation MSRVGVGLSLVQSQIVANIKTKNTITARQSHRRDRRLAATMATASSAYQKLLSVGTKIVAVGRNYAAHAKELGNAVPKEPVLFMKPTSSYLENGGTIEIPPPLESLDHEVELAVVISQKARDVPEATAMDYVGGYALALDMTAREIQASAKSAGLPWTVAKGQDTFTPISSVLPRSIVPDPHDLELWLKVDGEIRQKGSTQDMIFKIPYLISHISSIMTLLEGDVILTGTPQGVGPVKAGQKITAGITDLLDVHFDVGIRERSHRN, from the exons ATGTCTCGCGTTGGCGTTGGCCTGAGCCTAGTACAGTCGCAGATAGTTGCCAATATAAAGACAAAGAATACGATCACTGCTCGGCAGAGCCACCGCCGAGATCGCCGCCTCGCAGCAACCATGGCCACTGCGTCGTCCGCTTATCAGAAGCTCCTGAGCGTCGGAACCAAGATCGTCGCCGTCGGCCGTAACTACGCCGCCCACGCCAAAGAACTCGGTAACGCTGTCCCCAAG GAACCGGTGTTGTTTATGAAGCCGACATCCTCGTATTTGGAAAATGGAGGGACGATAGAGATTCCGCCCCCTCTGGAGTCGCTGGATCATGAGGTGGAGCTTGCGGTGGTGATCAGCCAGAAGGCTCGGGACGTTCCTGAGGCTACTGCTATGGACTATGTTGGAG GTTATGCACTTGCACTGGATATGACTGCAAGGGAAATTCAGGCTTCCGCAAAG TCTGCAGGTCTTCCTTGGACTGTAGCTAAAGGGCAGGACACTTTCACACCAATTAGCTCTGTT CTACCCAGATCAATTGTGCCAGACCCACATGACTTAGAATTGTGGTTAAAG GTAGATGGAGAAATTCGACAGAAAGGTTCAACCCAGGATATGATTTTTAAGATCCCTTATTTGATTAGCCACATAAGCTCTATCATGACACTTCTGGAAGGAGATGTTATTCTAACAG GCACGCCTCAAGGCGTTGGCCCTGTCAAAGCAGGCCAGAAGATAACTGCTGGCATAACAGACCTACTGGACGTTCACTTTGATGTTGGGATCCGCGAAAGATCCCACAGAAATTGA
- the LOC127800141 gene encoding uncharacterized protein LOC127800141, with product MSNKSPVFPIPDPHHFSDYGFDPQIDYFQVLEEARKHKRETSSRSIDPLHFKLQKPISKEDSKRVKKSKRRWWRAALLFFSRRWTHAHSRANHHDDDGIGSPRRGRACCRESISGPVYITESRSGSPSPYRTTSRPSSGPLAGTLTPTRRGEVEVPYISLRDLNVEPPPHRISTSAAMPIYLVT from the exons ATGTCAAACAAGTCCCCAGTGTTTCCTATCCCAGATCCTCACCACTTCAGCGACTATGGCTTTGATCCTCAAATCGATTACTTCCAG GTGCTGGAGGAAGCAAGGAAGCACAAGCGAGAGACCTCGTCGAGATCCATAGACCCGCTCCACTTCAAGCTCCAGAAACCCATTTCCAAAGAGGACTCGAAGCGGGTCAAGAAGAGCAAGCGCCGCTGGTGGAGAGCCGCTCTCCTCTTCTTCAGCCGCCGCTGGACCCACGCCCACAGCCGCGCCAATCATCACGACGATGACGGCATTGGGTCGCCCCGCCGTGGTCGCGCCTGCTGCAGGGAATCAATATCCGGGCCCGTGTACATCACTGAGAGCCGAAGCGGGTCGCCCTCGCCTTACCGCACCACCAGCCGGCCGTCGTCGGGGCCCCTCGCGGGGACCTTGACGCCGACGAGGAGGGGCGAGGTGGAGGTTCCGTACATCAGCCTCCGGGACCTTAACGTGGAGCCGCCGCCGCATAGGATCTCAACCTCTGCTGCCATGCCCATATACCTGGTCACGTGA
- the LOC127800373 gene encoding protein GAMETE EXPRESSED 2 isoform X4, with protein sequence MEFFIHQRDQYGNFVPGFYQFDVEVIEKGTNLFMPVADLSSREIVPGIQVSSFSLEEPGDFMLLISDKDQSKAISNMPYNFTVFIGYCDGVNSIISGSGLNDSVAGEVGRFSVLLKDAYQYPAPIDLEKLQVRIVHEFDSHFVQPRIYPVQNVNGSRSSRELNYSVLTGLETASAPSVGPVNNSTEHRKSWASSFDIIYTAEKSGIYEITVFCGNIALNGGQPFRKEVTAGEVNASLSGVVQYAPKVPKMIKNEIVVQLMDSFSNPILFQESKLNLEMASINKSRFSTSKFVNDTDGLYIGSYLAEEIGTYEICASFDGNRFLPCPFGVNVYSSEYFPKAFDDSISVSEDESIAFDALENDYFAGGNASILEFSKPGHGSLLQYGWLFRYTPYEGFAGNDSFSYTISDANSNFASGAVNISVLGIPPQFISFPSQLQATEDILSPRFGGFPGIEIIYSDLMENISVSLIACSGALFLSPMLMQVWQPIWSELSVSRGEGKAKDLILQGRLEVINFALQSIQYLGNENFYGNETIHVSTKNKNGVSNLDIPLLVEPINDPPFINVPEFILFEKKNNEGHLIFDRQRHRRDFLIGDPDLLNFPGNNSHFLVMFSLEVDSGFLSTKLPVELISTTELKLRNSYQWQPLQTFVTISKRFMVKAKGIRFRGTVNACNSVMQQLLYYGEEHGVVLMVKISDMGNYGCYPDCTKRMSKPLLAEAKVLLLRRRPMTPLVAHALGSAVVIESILVFSLGVLLLYFTCKCAIVLVNEKRSHMAWEIELPKVERSSSRNSNPDLSENVTHFTGCCSSTMLKNQPSTFFCQRSRDQSGNGNCSKDELRSSQSSSDHHQETQTPVLGLMPLASEKKAQS encoded by the exons atggaatttttcatacACCAGCGGGATCAATATGGGAACTTTGTTCCAGGATTTTATCAATTTGATGTTGAGGTTATTGAAAAGGGGACAAATTTGTTCATGCCTGTAGCAGACTTGAGCTCCAGAGAGATAGTACCGGGCATTCAGGTGTCTTCATTCAGCCTGGAGGAGCCAGGAGACTTCATGCTCTTGATATCTGACAAGGACCAGAGCAAAGCCATATCCAACATGCCATATAATTTTACTGTCTTTATAG GTTATTGTGATGGTGTGAACAGCATCATCAGTGGATCTGGTTTAAATGATTCTGTGGCTGGTGAAGTTGGAAGGTTTTCAGTTCTTCTGAAAGATGCTTATCAGTATCCTGCTCCAATTGACTTAGAAAAGCTTCAAGTGCGGATAGTGCATGAATTTGATTCACATTTTGTACAACCAAGAATATACCCAGTGCAGAATGTAAATG GTAGTCGGTCCAGTAGAGAACTGAATTACAGTGTTCTCACCGGCTTGGAAACTGCTTCTGCACCATCTGTTGGTCCAGTTAACAAT TCAACCGAGCACAGGAAAAGTTGGGCTAGCTCTTTTGATATCATTTACACAGCTGAAAAAAGTGGGATATATGAAATTACTGTATTTTGTGGAAATATTGCGTTGAATGGGGGTCAGCCATTCAGAAAGGAAGTAACTGCAG GTGAGGTGAATGCATCCCTTTCTGGAGTGGTGCAATATGCACCAAAAGTTCCAAAGATGATAAAGAATGAAATAGTTGTGCAACTCATGGATTCCTTTTCTAATCCCATCTTGTTCCAAGAGTCAAAGCTAAACCTAGAGATGGCTTCAATCAACAAATCCCGTTTCTCTACTTCGAAGTTCGTCAATGACACTGATGGCTTATACATTGGCTCATATTTGGCAGAGGAAATTGGTACTTATGAGATATGTGCTTCGTTTGATGGCAATCGTTTCCTGCCCTGTCCCTTTGGCGTGAATGTCTATAGTA GTGAATATTTTCCTAAAGCCTTTGATGATTCAATATCAGTTTCGGAGGATGAGTCAATTGCGTTTGATGCTCTAGAAAATGATTACTTTGCTGGTGGCAATGCAAgtattcttgaattttcaaaa CCAGGTCATGGTTCACTGCTGCAATACGGATGGCTCTTTAGGTATACACCATACGAAGGGTTTGCCGGAAATGATTCTTTCTCATACACGATATCTGATGCCAATTCCAATTTTGCTTCTGGTGCTGTAAATATATCTGTACTCGGCATCCCACCACAGTTTATTTCCTTTCCAAGTCAATTACAAGCAACTGAAGACATACTTAGTCCCAGGTTTGG TGGCTTTCCTGGCATTGAGATAATATATTCAGATTTGATGGAAAACATTTCTGTTTCTCTCATTGCATGCTCTggagctctctttctctctcctatGCTGATGCAAGTTTGGCAGCCTATCTGGAGTGAGCTTTCTGTGAGCAGAGGGGAGGGGAAAGCTAAAGATCTGATATTACAGGGCCGTTTGGAAGTAATCAATTTTGCCCTTCAGTCAATCCAATACCTCGG AAATGAGAACTTCTACGGGAATGAGACAATTCATGTTTCTACCAAGAACAAAAATGGAGTAAGCAATTTGGATATTCCACTTTTGGTGGAACCAATTAATGATCCTCCATTCATTAATGTCCCTGAGTTTATTCTCtttgagaagaagaataatgAAGGACATCTCATCTTTGATAGACAAAGACACAGGCGTGATTTCTTGATTGGGGATCCGGATCTTCTTAACTTTCCTG GCAACAATTCTCACTTCTTGGTCATGTTTTCTCTGGAAGTTGATTCTGGATTTCTGTCAACCAAACTGCCAGTTGAACTCATCAGTACAACTGAGCTGAAGTTAAGGAATAGTTATCAATGGCAGCCTCTTCAGACATTTGTTACCATCTCAAAACGCTTTATGGTCAAAGCAAAAGGCATTAGATTTCGGGGAACAGTTAATGCTTGCAATAGTGTAATGCAGCAACTGCTATATTAC GGCGAAGAACATGGTGTAGTCTTAATGGTGAAAATAAGTGATATGGGAAATTACGGTTGCTATCCAGATTGTACAAAAAGGATGTCGAAGCCTCTTTTGGCTGAGGCTAAGGTGCTTTTGTTAAGGAGAAGACCAATGACTCCATTGGTAGCTCATG CTCTGGGATCAGCAGTTGTGATTGAATCTATTTTGGTGTTCTCTCTTGGTGTCCTACTCTTATATTTTACGTGCAAGTGTGCAATTGTCCTGGTCAACGAAAAAAGGAGCCATATGGCTTGGGAAATTGAACTCCCTAAGGTAGAAAGATCCAGTTCCAGAAAT TCAAATCCCGATTTATCTGAGAATGTAACTCACTTCACTGGATGCTGTTCAAGCACTATGCTCAAGAACCAGCCCTCTACCTTTTTCTGCCAGAG GTCACGGGATCAATCTGGAAATGGAAACTGTAGCAAGGATGAACTTCGTTCTTCTCAATCTTCTAGCGATCACCACCAGGAGACACAGACACCTGTTTTAGGTCTTATGCCGCTTGCCTCTGAGAAGAAGGCCCAAAGCTGA